The Rhizobium sp. WSM4643 genome contains the following window.
GAGCAGGAGATTCTCGCCCTTGGGATCGCTTCCGAGGAAGACGATGCCCGCATCTATCTCGCTTATGCTGACAGGCTTCGCCGCGAATTTCCGGCCTCGGCCAAGGTTTTCGAGGACATGGCCGAGGTCGAGGATACCCATCGCAAGTCATTGATCGACATCCATCGCCAGCGTTTCGGTGAGCGCATTCCGTTGATCCGGCGCGAGCATGTGGAGGGATTCTACGAACGCAAGCCGGACTGGCTCAGGGCAAACCTTTCGCTGGATGCGATGCGCAGGGAAACGGAGGCGATGGAGGAGCAGGCCTATCGCTTCTATGTCGAGGCGGCAAAGCGGACCTCGGACGCTTCGACGCGCCAGCTTCTCGGTGATCTCGCGCTTGCTGAACAAGGGCATGAAGATATCGCCCGTATGCTCGGAGACAAACATACGCCCGAAGACGTCAAGCATGACGAGGACGAGACGGTGCGCCGGCAATTCGTGCTGACCTATGTGCAGCCGGGCCTTGCCGGGCTGATGGACGGCTCGGTCTCGACGCTGGCGCCCATCTTCGCCGCCGCCTTCGCCACGCAGGATACTTGGCAGACCTTCCTCGTCGGCCTTTCAGCCTCCGTCGGCGCCGGCATTTCGATGGGCTTCACCGAGGCCGCCCATGACGACGGCAAGATCTCCGGCAGAGGCTCGCCGGTCAAACGCGGCCTTGCCTGCGGCATCATGACCGCGCTCGGCGGCCTCGGTCATGCCTTGCCCTATCTGATCCCGCATTTCTGGACGGCGACCATCACCGCCGCCATCGTCGTCTTCTTCGAACTCTGGGCCATCGCCTTCATCCAGAACCGCTACATGGAAACCCCCTTCCTGCGCGCCGCCTTCCAGGTGGTGCTCGGCGGCAGCCTGGTGCTCGGCGCTGGTATCCTGATCGGCAATGGGTGAGTTGCGGTCGGGCATAGCCCGAGCAATCGATCCAGTGAATCGATTGCAGCGACGAACGCCCTGAGCTCAAGCGAAGGGCCGGGAGACGGTAAATTATTTGGTCCCGGTCGCGTTTGCGAAGGCTCAAGAGGCGGCACGACTGCATTTTTGCCCTTCGCTTGCGCTCAGAGCATTCGCGGCTTCGCCGCTCACCCCCTTGCATGCCGGCATCTTCTCCCCGCTGGGGAGAAGGGGACTCGTGGCGGCGCCTCGTTCCCCTTGCGACATTGGTTTGGGAATGACACCGGTGCGTCTTGCTCCCCCTTCTCCCCAGCGGGGAGAAGATGCCCGTAGGGCAGATGAGGGGGGTGAGGAGCGGAAGCGACGAACGCCTTGAGCGCAAGCGAAAGGCAGCCCCTGTATAAAGAACCACCCACAAAAACAAAAAGGCCGGCAAACCGCCGGCCTTTCCACATTCTCTATTGCGACCCTTACCGCAGCGCGCCGACCAGGACGTCGCGGTCGTTTTCGATGGTGACCCAGCGGCCGGCATTGTAGCTCGACTGGCGCTTGACGAAGGAATAGGGCGTACCAAACCACGGCTTGACGTCGGAGGCGAGGTTGTCGAGCACAAAATCGCCCTCGGCGGTGCGCAGCGTCAGCACGGCATGGCCTTCGCCATCCGGCTTGCGCACGACCGTCATCAGCAGATCGGCAGCCGAAAAGCCGCGCTGGATCAGCATGCGGCGCTTCAGCAGCGCGAAATCTTCGCAGTCGCCGGCAGTGGTCGGGTAGGCCCAGACCTCATCCTTGCCGTAGATTTCCTTGTCGGTCATCGGCGTGATCGTGCGGTTGACCGTGGCGTTGACCGAACGCACCAGCGACCACTTCCCCGGGTTCATGGCAACCGGGCCTGCGTTGCGGTTTGCGCCGCATTCGCTGCGGTGGATCTGACAGAAATCGTAGTGCCCGATCGGCTGTGAGGTGGCATTGCCTGTCACCATGGAAGCATTTCTGCTGGGGGCTGGTATGGCGGCCGTCGCCATCGCAAACATGGCCATCATGGCCACAAAGATACCCTTGATCCGCACGCCCGCTCTTTCCTTGCATCGCCCTTATTTATTAACAAAGTGTTAATGGAGAGGGCCGGAAAGAGTCAATCGTTACTTCTTGGGAGGACCTTGCGACTCGCCGGTATGGTTAAAATGCAACGGCTTGGGGAGCCTGCATCAGGCGAATTTATCCGCCTCTGCCGTCCAAGCGGGCATCTGCCTATTTGTTGATGAACGGATGATGCCTTTGACGGCACTCAAAAGAAGCGCGATATCGCCGGGGCGGGAAAGGCGGTGATCGCCGTCGCGGACGAAGGTCAGCACCACGTCGTCGGCGGGAAGATGTTCGACCAGTTTCATCGCATGCGCATGCGGCACGTCGGGATCTTTCATGCCTTGGAGGATATGCACCGGGCAGCCGGTTTCGATGATGCCGTCGAGCACCCGGTTCCTTCGGCCGTCCTCGATCAGCGCCCGTGTATAGATGTTCGGTTCCGGGCTATATTGCGAGCGCTCTTCGAAATAGCCGCGCTCGGCAAGTGACTTGCGCTCCTTGGCCTTCAGGTTCGGCTCGATCAGCTCCGAGGTGAAATCGGGTGCCGGCGCGATCAGCACCATCCCTGCGAGCTTTGGCCCTGCGAGCTTTGGCCCTGCGAGCTTTGGGCCTGCGAGCTTTGGGCCTTCGAGCGTTCCGCCGCCCTGTCGCGCAAGTTCCTGCGCCAGCCTGAGCGCGATCCAGCCGCCCATCGACGAGCCGACGAGGATCACCCGGTCGGGCGCGACATGACGGATGACGGCAAGCGCTTCCTCCAGCCAGCGCGAGATCGTGCCGTCGCCGAAGCTGCCGCCGGAAAGTCCGTGGCCGGAATAATCGAGGCGGATGCAGGCGAGCCCAAGCTCCGCCGCCAGCCCGTCGAGTTCCACCGCCTTGGTGCCGCTCATGTCGGAGCGGTAGCCGGACAGCCAGACGAGCGCCGGTGCGCCGTTGCCCGCCTGCGCCGGGCGGACGAGCATGGCGATGTCACGCGCCGCCTCGCCCTCGCCGACCGTCAGGAACTGCGGCTGGGCATTGGACATCTGATCGGACATCGGCGAAACTCCTGTTGTTTTGGCCTATAAAACAGATTCTTGGCAGGCTGACAGCGGGTGATTTTTCCGCTAAAGGATGATATTGACTCCGTTGCAGCGATGACGCGACACGTTTGTGCACCCCTGATTGGGAGCGCGATGCTGCAACGTTCCGAAACAACGCGAGGAGA
Protein-coding sequences here:
- the mbfA gene encoding iron exporter MbfA, whose amino-acid sequence is MLARFFRSPKRSFESLSEQEILALGIASEEDDARIYLAYADRLRREFPASAKVFEDMAEVEDTHRKSLIDIHRQRFGERIPLIRREHVEGFYERKPDWLRANLSLDAMRRETEAMEEQAYRFYVEAAKRTSDASTRQLLGDLALAEQGHEDIARMLGDKHTPEDVKHDEDETVRRQFVLTYVQPGLAGLMDGSVSTLAPIFAAAFATQDTWQTFLVGLSASVGAGISMGFTEAAHDDGKISGRGSPVKRGLACGIMTALGGLGHALPYLIPHFWTATITAAIVVFFELWAIAFIQNRYMETPFLRAAFQVVLGGSLVLGAGILIGNG
- a CDS encoding transglutaminase-like cysteine peptidase gives rise to the protein MRIKGIFVAMMAMFAMATAAIPAPSRNASMVTGNATSQPIGHYDFCQIHRSECGANRNAGPVAMNPGKWSLVRSVNATVNRTITPMTDKEIYGKDEVWAYPTTAGDCEDFALLKRRMLIQRGFSAADLLMTVVRKPDGEGHAVLTLRTAEGDFVLDNLASDVKPWFGTPYSFVKRQSSYNAGRWVTIENDRDVLVGALR
- a CDS encoding alpha/beta hydrolase, which translates into the protein MSDQMSNAQPQFLTVGEGEAARDIAMLVRPAQAGNGAPALVWLSGYRSDMSGTKAVELDGLAAELGLACIRLDYSGHGLSGGSFGDGTISRWLEEALAVIRHVAPDRVILVGSSMGGWIALRLAQELARQGGGTLEGPKLAGPKLAGPKLAGPKLAGMVLIAPAPDFTSELIEPNLKAKERKSLAERGYFEERSQYSPEPNIYTRALIEDGRRNRVLDGIIETGCPVHILQGMKDPDVPHAHAMKLVEHLPADDVVLTFVRDGDHRLSRPGDIALLLSAVKGIIRSSTNRQMPAWTAEADKFA